A genomic segment from Patescibacteria group bacterium encodes:
- a CDS encoding type II secretion system protein, with protein sequence MVKANKQGFTLIEIVIVLAIAALVLAGILIAVGGAQQSRRDEERRAAVGRFVSQLEQSAANANGNYPANGSIPNGFTDVDPTTGAAYTGQVAVPTATGQIQYLTANVCNAAGTAAQAAAGQNRRYAVVTRLESGVNYCQDNQ encoded by the coding sequence ATGGTAAAAGCAAATAAACAAGGTTTCACATTGATCGAAATCGTCATCGTACTGGCGATTGCGGCCTTAGTGCTGGCAGGTATTCTGATTGCGGTTGGTGGTGCACAGCAATCACGCCGCGACGAAGAACGGCGCGCCGCAGTTGGCCGATTTGTATCTCAGCTTGAGCAGTCTGCCGCAAATGCTAACGGTAACTATCCAGCAAACGGTAGTATTCCAAACGGATTTACTGATGTTGATCCAACCACCGGTGCAGCCTATACGGGTCAAGTCGCTGTACCAACCGCTACCGGTCAGATTCAATATCTAACCGCTAACGTTTGTAACGCAGCTGGTACTGCCGCTCAGGCTGCCGCTGGCCAGAACCGACGATACGCTGTTGTAACTCGCCTCGAAAGTGGTGTGAACTACTGCCAAGACAACCAGTAG
- a CDS encoding type II secretion system F family protein: MITYVYTAKNRQTGEVVKANVKAESTQAAAKLLAERGLFAVSIVPEDKSNILSRLGFGGRITLKDRVIFTRQLSTLINAGLPLTRALRSAEEQLSNKKFKSVIAEVIASVEGGSTLSDAFSKHPKVFNEIYIALVAAGETSGTLDKALLRLANQQEKDAAIISKIRSALVYPVIVLVVIGLVVGFMLVTVVPQVQKLYKDLHKDLPIYTQLLVWGKDFLLGYWWAALIALGILGYLGSKVLATERVRLELDRMRLKIPVFGVLFQKVYMARFSRTMNTLLASGIPMLQAMETTQRAVSNRVIASEIGESIKDVRGGKELSKALQRRPHFHPLVAQMAGVGEESGAIDDMLDRCARYFEDDVDEAVKNLSTTLEPVMMVVLGVIVALVLVAVLGPVYSLVGAGDIGSSTPAPGGN; this comes from the coding sequence GTGATTACCTACGTTTATACCGCAAAAAATCGCCAAACGGGAGAGGTTGTTAAGGCGAATGTTAAAGCCGAAAGTACCCAGGCTGCCGCTAAGCTATTGGCGGAAAGGGGATTGTTTGCGGTCAGTATTGTACCTGAGGATAAAAGCAACATATTATCGCGCTTAGGTTTCGGTGGGAGGATAACTCTTAAAGACAGAGTCATTTTTACGCGCCAGCTCTCAACCCTGATTAATGCTGGGCTACCGCTAACTCGCGCCTTACGTTCAGCCGAAGAGCAGCTGTCAAATAAAAAGTTTAAAAGCGTTATAGCTGAGGTTATAGCTTCGGTAGAAGGGGGATCCACACTATCCGATGCTTTTTCAAAACACCCAAAAGTCTTTAATGAAATTTATATTGCCCTAGTAGCTGCCGGCGAAACATCTGGTACCCTCGATAAGGCTCTACTACGTTTGGCTAATCAGCAGGAAAAAGATGCTGCAATCATTTCAAAGATTCGTAGCGCCCTAGTCTATCCGGTTATCGTATTGGTGGTAATTGGTTTGGTGGTAGGGTTTATGTTGGTTACGGTTGTGCCTCAAGTACAAAAACTTTACAAAGACCTGCATAAAGACCTGCCTATTTATACGCAGCTTCTGGTTTGGGGTAAAGACTTTCTATTAGGGTATTGGTGGGCGGCCCTTATTGCGCTCGGCATTTTAGGCTATCTTGGGTCAAAGGTTTTGGCTACAGAAAGGGTTAGGTTGGAGCTTGATAGGATGAGGTTAAAAATACCGGTTTTTGGAGTGTTGTTTCAAAAGGTTTACATGGCACGCTTTAGTCGAACAATGAACACCTTGCTTGCAAGCGGAATACCAATGCTGCAAGCTATGGAGACGACTCAACGTGCAGTGTCAAACCGAGTAATAGCTTCCGAAATAGGCGAATCGATTAAGGATGTTAGGGGCGGTAAGGAGCTGTCAAAGGCGCTACAGCGTAGGCCGCACTTCCATCCCTTGGTGGCCCAGATGGCTGGTGTAGGAGAGGAGTCAGGGGCTATTGACGATATGCTCGATCGCTGCGCCCGCTATTTCGAGGATGATGTTGATGAGGCCGTTAAAAACCTATCCACCACACTTGAGCCGGTTATGATGGTGGTTCTGGGTGTAATAGTTGCTTTGGTGTTGGTGGCGGTTCTGGGGCCGGTTTATAGCCTGGTCGGCGCCGGAGACATTGGCAGCAGTACCCCTGCTCCAGGCGGCAACTAG
- a CDS encoding type IV pilus twitching motility protein PilT yields MEKRTPKIELLLEEVVKHDASDLHIQVGLAPMLRIDGALKPVDDTPVLDDNDTAKIVDSIMDDDQKQIFEKDKEVDFSFSFGDYGRFRVNAFHEKGNVAAAMRLIPTKIRTLEELGMPKVVSTFANYPRGLVLVTGPTGSGKSTTLAAIVDQINSNTSKHIITIEDPIEYAHHSKKSIVVQREIHYDTYSFGAALRSSLRQDPDVVLVGEMRDLETISAAITLAETGHLVLATLHTNSAAQSVDRMIDVFPPHQQQQIRVQVAGMLQAICSQRLVPTIGGGRIAASEIFVVTPAARNIIREGKTHQLESVIQTGGKEGMQAMDATLVKLIHEGKITYDEAKNFAVDMQELDRLMKA; encoded by the coding sequence ATGGAAAAACGAACTCCCAAAATCGAACTGTTACTCGAAGAGGTGGTCAAGCATGACGCCTCCGACCTGCACATTCAAGTCGGTCTAGCGCCAATGCTGCGCATCGATGGGGCGCTTAAACCGGTTGATGATACGCCGGTACTTGATGACAACGACACCGCCAAGATTGTTGATTCGATCATGGATGATGATCAAAAGCAGATTTTTGAAAAAGACAAAGAGGTCGACTTTAGCTTTAGTTTTGGCGACTATGGTCGTTTTCGCGTCAACGCTTTCCACGAAAAGGGGAATGTCGCGGCGGCGATGCGCTTAATTCCAACCAAGATTCGTACTCTCGAGGAGCTGGGTATGCCAAAGGTGGTTAGCACCTTCGCCAACTATCCCCGAGGTTTGGTGTTGGTAACTGGTCCGACCGGTTCGGGTAAGTCGACCACGCTGGCGGCAATTGTTGACCAGATTAACAGCAACACCTCAAAGCACATTATTACCATTGAGGATCCAATCGAGTATGCTCATCATTCCAAGAAGTCGATTGTGGTCCAGCGTGAGATTCACTACGATACCTACTCGTTTGGCGCCGCCCTGCGCTCAAGCCTGCGCCAAGACCCCGATGTGGTACTGGTTGGTGAGATGCGCGACCTCGAGACCATCAGCGCGGCTATTACCCTAGCTGAGACCGGTCACTTGGTGCTGGCGACCCTGCATACCAACAGCGCCGCCCAGTCGGTTGACCGTATGATCGATGTGTTTCCACCTCATCAGCAGCAGCAGATTCGAGTTCAGGTTGCCGGCATGCTGCAGGCGATTTGCTCACAGCGCCTGGTCCCGACCATTGGCGGGGGTCGTATTGCTGCCTCCGAAATCTTTGTGGTTACCCCGGCCGCTCGCAACATTATTCGTGAAGGCAAGACCCATCAGCTGGAATCGGTGATTCAAACCGGCGGCAAAGAGGGGATGCAGGCTATGGATGCCACCTTGGTCAAGCTGATTCACGAAGGCAAGATCACCTATGATGAGGCCAAGAACTTTGCTGTTGATATGCAAGAGCTTGACCGCCTAATGAAGGCTTAA
- a CDS encoding type II/IV secretion system protein: protein MLSAKTQQNLEELLLERNVLTSKQLDDFKLQAIQDNEPLLAVIQKAGIIDEETMVRYQAMANGLQYVNLAGVVVSADVLNRLNREVAEGYHSVPFGRVQGRLAVAMLDPTNIQAVDFLSRKVGEQIVTFMASQASIDAVLLQYSAEISGDIKKAIQTVDAENLADAKREGTTSIQTLVQDAPISRALSTILEYAVNSRASDIHIEPREKDLRIRFRIDGVLQETMKLPKSIEPALISRIKILSNLKIDEHRIPQDGSFQVHAGKKFVDLRIAIAPITFGEQVVIRLLDKDNTLLTLENLGFSGIAYQRIKEGIHKPHGMVLATGPTGSGKSTTLYASIMEIKDVKVNIVTLEDPVEYKMDGINQIQVNSDVGLTFASGLRSILRQDPNVVMVGEIRDGETANLAVQAALTGHIVLSTIHTNSAAGVLPRLLDMKVEPFLVGSTVNTVIGQRLVRRVCPTCKKERKATQAEAESINKTLSAIIERVKKDPDQAKKDIGYDVLPSPGQNAYTLFEGQGCKDCKDGYKGRVGIYEVFAMTPEMEKLLTSQATTTQVQNLAQEQGMVTMKQDGYLKVLNGVTTLSEVARVASDF from the coding sequence ATGCTTTCGGCTAAAACCCAGCAAAACTTAGAAGAGCTGCTGCTTGAACGCAACGTGCTAACTTCGAAGCAGCTCGATGATTTTAAACTTCAGGCAATTCAAGATAATGAGCCCCTCTTGGCTGTTATTCAGAAAGCCGGCATCATTGACGAGGAGACCATGGTTCGATACCAGGCCATGGCGAACGGCTTGCAGTACGTTAACCTGGCTGGAGTTGTAGTTTCCGCTGATGTCCTCAATCGGCTTAATCGCGAAGTAGCAGAGGGCTACCACAGCGTGCCGTTTGGGCGCGTGCAGGGTCGCTTAGCGGTGGCTATGCTGGACCCGACCAACATCCAGGCAGTCGACTTCCTTAGCCGCAAGGTTGGCGAGCAGATTGTGACCTTTATGGCCTCGCAAGCCAGCATTGATGCGGTGTTGCTGCAGTACAGTGCCGAAATCTCGGGTGACATCAAAAAGGCGATTCAAACCGTTGATGCTGAAAACCTGGCTGACGCTAAGAGAGAGGGAACAACTTCGATTCAAACCTTGGTACAAGATGCGCCAATCAGTCGCGCGCTTAGTACTATTTTGGAATACGCCGTTAACAGCCGGGCCTCCGATATTCACATTGAGCCACGCGAAAAAGATCTGCGTATTCGCTTTCGCATCGATGGCGTACTGCAAGAGACAATGAAGCTACCCAAGAGCATTGAGCCGGCCCTAATTTCGCGCATTAAGATTCTGTCTAATCTCAAAATCGATGAACATCGCATTCCGCAAGACGGTAGTTTTCAGGTTCATGCTGGCAAAAAGTTTGTTGACTTGCGTATTGCTATTGCCCCAATCACCTTTGGCGAGCAGGTGGTTATCCGACTGCTCGATAAGGACAACACACTGTTGACCTTGGAAAACCTTGGTTTTTCTGGAATTGCTTATCAGCGAATCAAGGAGGGTATTCACAAGCCACACGGCATGGTCTTAGCCACCGGACCGACCGGTTCCGGTAAGTCGACCACACTGTATGCCTCAATCATGGAAATTAAGGACGTTAAGGTTAATATTGTCACTCTTGAAGACCCGGTTGAATACAAAATGGATGGAATCAACCAGATTCAGGTTAATTCCGATGTAGGGCTGACCTTTGCCAGCGGACTGCGTTCAATCCTGCGCCAGGACCCTAACGTGGTGATGGTGGGGGAGATTCGCGACGGCGAGACCGCCAACTTGGCGGTTCAGGCGGCTTTGACCGGCCACATCGTGCTGTCGACCATTCACACCAACAGCGCCGCCGGAGTGCTGCCGCGTCTGCTCGACATGAAGGTGGAGCCATTCCTGGTGGGTTCAACCGTTAACACCGTGATTGGCCAGCGTTTGGTGCGGCGGGTGTGCCCGACCTGCAAGAAAGAGCGCAAAGCCACCCAGGCCGAAGCCGAGTCGATCAACAAGACCTTGTCGGCTATTATCGAGCGGGTAAAGAAGGATCCCGATCAAGCCAAAAAAGATATTGGCTATGATGTCTTGCCCTCTCCCGGTCAAAACGCTTATACTTTATTTGAGGGCCAAGGATGCAAGGACTGTAAAGACGGCTACAAAGGTCGAGTCGGTATCTACGAGGTCTTTGCCATGACGCCAGAGATGGAGAAGCTGCTTACCAGCCAGGCAACTACCACTCAGGTGCAGAACCTGGCTCAGGAGCAGGGCATGGTCACAATGAAGCAAGATGGCTACCTTAAGGTGCTCAACGGTGTTACCACGCTGAGCGAGGTAGCGCGGGTGGCATCGGACTTCTAA
- the pilM gene encoding type IV pilus assembly protein PilM: MGLFKQEVEYFGIDIGSGGIRLVQLKKAGQKPALVTYGHIELRTGLTTSDSPSDIAEVAAAVKQLVKDAQVSTKYVIAGVPSSKVFSSVITTPKLNHSELAKAIQLQADQYIPMDYKDIKIDWVVIGPGKSEQEQEVLLVAAPNTVTEKYVSIFQQAGLELMALEPNAVALARAVVQPSDLAVLVLDIGSIATDITIVHSNLPKLLRSVNVGGTTFIKSVGQNLGLDEAQADQFTKKFGLTQTKLEGQVYKSIKPSLDQLVSEIDKSIKFFLGQYPDVKLEKIVLSGGATALPELPTYLSTATGLSVEIGNAWIKIGYQAQLQDTLMGISTQYGVAAGLAERDMLG; this comes from the coding sequence ATGGGGCTATTCAAACAAGAAGTTGAATATTTCGGTATTGATATTGGTTCGGGCGGTATACGACTGGTCCAGCTTAAGAAGGCTGGCCAAAAACCCGCACTTGTAACTTATGGTCATATCGAGCTGCGCACAGGTTTGACCACAAGCGATTCGCCTTCGGATATTGCAGAGGTTGCCGCCGCGGTTAAACAGTTGGTCAAAGACGCTCAAGTTAGCACTAAGTATGTAATAGCTGGAGTTCCATCCTCGAAAGTTTTTTCTAGTGTTATTACTACACCAAAGCTTAATCACTCTGAGCTAGCTAAGGCGATCCAGTTGCAGGCTGATCAGTACATCCCAATGGACTATAAGGATATTAAGATCGATTGGGTGGTTATCGGCCCTGGTAAGAGCGAGCAAGAGCAAGAGGTTTTACTAGTAGCTGCTCCAAATACGGTGACTGAAAAATACGTTAGTATTTTTCAACAAGCTGGACTTGAGTTAATGGCCCTAGAGCCCAACGCTGTTGCCCTGGCTAGGGCTGTGGTGCAGCCAAGTGATCTGGCGGTGCTAGTACTGGATATTGGTAGTATCGCAACGGATATTACGATAGTCCACTCAAATCTACCCAAACTACTTCGCTCAGTAAACGTAGGAGGCACAACCTTTATCAAGTCGGTTGGGCAAAATTTAGGCTTGGATGAAGCTCAGGCCGACCAGTTTACTAAGAAGTTTGGGCTGACGCAAACCAAACTAGAGGGCCAGGTTTATAAGTCGATTAAGCCCAGTCTTGACCAGCTTGTCTCCGAAATTGATAAGTCAATTAAGTTCTTTCTTGGTCAGTATCCAGATGTAAAATTAGAGAAAATCGTTCTTAGCGGAGGTGCAACCGCCCTACCGGAACTACCGACCTATTTGTCGACTGCTACCGGGTTGAGTGTTGAGATCGGCAACGCTTGGATTAAGATTGGGTATCAAGCTCAGTTGCAGGATACGCTTATGGGTATTTCTACGCAGTACGGCGTGGCGGCGGGCTTAGCAGAAAGGGACATGTTGGGATGA
- a CDS encoding DUF11 domain-containing protein → MGVKRLSIIFLAATVLVVGSVVAIKGANVYAARGGGGNCTDGSSPAPNDQEYFPFRFICGGQGDDYTHVYLQGANGTPNGNETETLTGADYTVVPGDSNMDIMTGFTTNAFGRSSEGSMSSKNVYVFTTIDIDNDMIESLQFLPSQDNDGGGNIVERKYDACPGSGSAFPVGTPISGQYTNTPGAVYSSTRIINPLLPYDGIATGSQNASPYSTLASDEAQVNCGAEGKMMVWKLNNLPANFNQKNPRFHFRMKLSNKIPGGVDGLFCLRTNISVQYDGYDYTTSLAQIAKKSKRQCYKVVRRTVQGQATSSTTNATGKGLGGIPITYNRNCDLDPAHNQTATTNSAGVYQFDTTVGQNTCLSPPGSTSSGGTNYNSPSPSSYLGNSVNACIINPCGGFNFVYEPIAQNPGITKTASPGTGTSVKPGDRIDYTVTLTNNLDANLPNVRFDDWVPLNMRQNIAIDGIDLATNNGPTGTERPGGWSANPYGTGLGVCPSLGTPLVYGDGSPTHLASASCATSVGGVNSPPRIAFQLSKMPAYSTLTIRWHGFVKQAKDVGVYMSTSTGNYCTTTRFYQGAWWLGVDHPEYGADFSQPGVYAGCENKSVGLQGVTNWAAVQMNNNSAISSLASDPPSSSLSNNTYHPIPGAVSCVSKSALAEFDPNGTSAGSACGIPYQSYIWSERTDLPSYSQAIMKIRAFPDLTAGPIEYYVRDQATSGLSTNMSAMAGGYQPDRNYNYSAGDDNPGGLLRWGITCLQRWPENNCAAAATPLESFDTPEYRFRVAFNNSNNLPYGSVISNNARVCWKEYWLSPVPSGYPESCATSNTVDFRRVKIDQPFYDTALGGIQAGGGVSANTAGPCTLDSIGDYTLKNNPSGGRGNGWFMVSTVDPDGPINLDSLSGITASGPTAAQCRPDLAQRSESLLVRPGGAYRGPARSSFSGSDTSLPDINNKIMTFNSPSPGSRFVLGSNTALNGSGLTNGSVGSSSDTVINKRWTLYVDGDLYIAGNVRYQDADGNKFGVSPSFGVVVTGNIYVDPAVTRLDGYYYAQGRTLTGGTINTCSAQVTPPVTAGTNIKTLSRGYKVDGVADLQIPPTAGYSVTQCSNNLRVNGIMFGRSFRFNRVPKSAPDQPSIKSEEIVFSNRLILATPPAFSDLAAQYVRTNYQGERQPRF, encoded by the coding sequence ATGGGTGTGAAAAGGCTAAGTATTATTTTTCTTGCCGCCACAGTTCTTGTGGTGGGTTCTGTGGTGGCTATTAAGGGTGCGAACGTCTATGCTGCTCGTGGTGGCGGCGGTAACTGCACGGATGGGTCTTCACCTGCGCCAAATGATCAGGAATATTTTCCATTTCGCTTCATATGCGGTGGTCAGGGTGATGATTATACACATGTATATTTGCAGGGAGCGAATGGAACACCAAATGGAAATGAAACAGAAACGCTAACGGGCGCTGATTACACAGTTGTACCTGGTGATTCAAATATGGATATTATGACTGGGTTTACCACAAATGCGTTTGGGCGCTCAAGCGAAGGAAGCATGTCGAGTAAGAATGTTTATGTATTCACTACAATTGACATTGATAATGACATGATTGAAAGCCTACAGTTCTTACCATCACAAGATAATGATGGTGGGGGTAATATAGTAGAAAGAAAATACGATGCCTGTCCTGGTTCTGGGTCGGCGTTCCCAGTTGGCACTCCAATTAGTGGACAATATACCAATACCCCCGGTGCAGTATACAGTTCAACTCGTATAATAAATCCGCTTTTGCCTTATGACGGTATTGCTACTGGATCACAAAATGCCAGTCCGTACTCAACGCTTGCTTCGGACGAAGCCCAGGTCAACTGTGGCGCCGAGGGTAAAATGATGGTATGGAAGCTTAACAACCTGCCTGCTAATTTTAATCAAAAAAATCCACGCTTTCATTTTAGGATGAAATTATCTAATAAAATACCGGGCGGAGTGGATGGTTTATTTTGTTTACGTACAAATATAAGCGTCCAATATGACGGATATGATTACACAACCTCACTTGCCCAGATTGCTAAGAAATCGAAGCGACAATGCTATAAAGTTGTGAGGCGTACGGTCCAGGGCCAGGCCACATCTTCTACCACTAATGCTACCGGTAAAGGCCTAGGTGGAATACCCATTACCTACAATAGGAATTGTGATCTTGATCCGGCACATAATCAAACAGCCACAACTAATTCGGCCGGAGTTTATCAGTTTGATACCACAGTTGGCCAAAATACCTGTTTATCACCACCGGGTAGTACCTCATCGGGGGGTACAAACTATAATTCACCAAGCCCCTCCTCTTATCTAGGGAATTCGGTCAATGCATGTATCATAAACCCTTGCGGTGGCTTCAATTTTGTCTATGAGCCAATAGCACAAAATCCTGGTATTACGAAAACCGCCTCACCTGGCACCGGCACAAGCGTAAAGCCGGGCGATAGAATTGATTACACCGTAACGCTAACCAATAACCTTGATGCTAACCTACCGAACGTCCGTTTTGACGATTGGGTTCCGCTCAATATGCGCCAAAATATAGCTATTGATGGTATAGATTTAGCGACCAATAACGGTCCTACTGGCACTGAGAGGCCCGGAGGGTGGAGTGCTAATCCATACGGTACTGGGCTCGGTGTTTGCCCGTCACTGGGTACTCCTTTAGTCTATGGTGATGGCTCACCAACTCACCTTGCTAGCGCTAGCTGCGCCACCTCGGTGGGTGGAGTGAATAGTCCACCTCGTATAGCTTTTCAACTAAGCAAAATGCCGGCTTATAGCACATTGACGATTCGCTGGCATGGCTTTGTCAAACAGGCTAAAGACGTAGGGGTGTATATGTCTACTTCGACCGGTAACTACTGTACTACCACTCGTTTTTACCAGGGCGCCTGGTGGCTTGGCGTGGATCACCCCGAGTACGGAGCCGATTTTAGTCAGCCGGGAGTCTATGCCGGGTGCGAAAACAAATCGGTAGGCTTGCAGGGGGTAACCAACTGGGCTGCCGTACAGATGAACAATAATTCAGCAATTTCTAGTTTAGCCAGCGATCCGCCATCTTCATCCCTATCTAATAATACGTACCACCCCATACCAGGCGCTGTTAGCTGTGTATCTAAATCGGCATTGGCGGAGTTTGACCCTAATGGAACCAGTGCGGGTAGCGCATGCGGCATCCCGTATCAAAGCTACATATGGTCTGAGCGAACCGACTTGCCAAGTTATAGCCAGGCAATTATGAAGATTAGGGCATTTCCAGACCTAACCGCTGGACCAATCGAGTACTATGTGCGCGATCAGGCGACTAGCGGACTAAGTACTAATATGTCGGCTATGGCAGGCGGCTATCAGCCAGACAGAAACTATAACTACAGCGCCGGTGACGATAATCCTGGTGGACTATTGAGATGGGGTATAACTTGTTTGCAGCGCTGGCCGGAAAATAACTGCGCCGCCGCCGCAACGCCGCTGGAAAGCTTTGACACACCCGAGTATCGTTTTAGGGTCGCATTTAACAATAGCAACAATCTGCCATACGGCTCAGTAATTAGCAACAATGCCAGAGTCTGCTGGAAGGAGTACTGGCTTTCGCCAGTGCCATCCGGGTATCCAGAGTCATGCGCTACTTCTAATACGGTTGATTTTCGGCGAGTAAAAATTGACCAGCCATTTTACGATACAGCTTTAGGTGGAATTCAAGCTGGTGGGGGAGTAAGCGCTAATACAGCAGGTCCCTGTACGCTTGACTCAATTGGTGATTACACGCTTAAAAATAACCCAAGTGGAGGCAGGGGCAACGGCTGGTTTATGGTATCCACGGTGGATCCGGATGGCCCAATTAACCTCGATTCATTATCGGGAATAACCGCGAGTGGCCCAACTGCCGCCCAGTGCCGCCCTGATTTGGCCCAGCGGTCTGAGTCTTTGCTAGTAAGGCCTGGCGGCGCCTATAGGGGGCCAGCACGCAGTAGCTTTAGTGGATCAGATACAAGCCTGCCGGATATCAATAACAAAATCATGACCTTTAACTCTCCGTCACCAGGTTCCAGGTTTGTGTTGGGAAGCAACACCGCCCTAAATGGATCTGGTCTTACCAATGGTTCGGTGGGTAGTAGTAGCGACACAGTGATTAACAAGCGCTGGACACTTTATGTTGATGGAGACCTCTATATCGCCGGTAATGTCAGGTACCAGGATGCAGATGGCAATAAATTTGGAGTGAGCCCTTCATTTGGGGTGGTAGTTACAGGAAATATCTACGTTGATCCTGCGGTTACGCGCTTGGACGGCTATTATTATGCACAGGGACGAACCTTGACGGGTGGGACTATTAATACCTGCTCCGCCCAGGTAACCCCACCAGTCACCGCTGGAACCAACATTAAAACATTGAGTCGTGGCTACAAGGTGGATGGGGTTGCAGATTTACAGATCCCGCCTACAGCTGGGTATAGTGTTACTCAATGCAGTAACAACCTGAGAGTTAACGGCATCATGTTTGGGCGGTCTTTCCGCTTCAACCGAGTGCCTAAGAGCGCTCCCGATCAACCATCAATTAAGTCAGAGGAAATTGTTTTCTCAAATCGCTTAATTCTAGCAACGCCACCCGCATTTAGCGATCTCGCGGCCCAATATGTGCGCACTAACTATCAGGGCGAACGACAGCCTCGGTTCTAG
- the ychF gene encoding redox-regulated ATPase YchF has product MKIGIVGLPNVGKSTLFNTLTKNNVLAANYPFATIEPNVGMVPVPDPRLAKLAELYGAKKTIPATVSFVDIAGIVRGASEGEGLGNKFLANIRECNAIVQVVRAFDDSDVTHVDGSADPARDIETINTELILADLQSLEKRQQRLAGEMKSNPKVVGPIKATVDMVAKALDEGKLASQLGLSDDQLEHIRDLQLLTAKPFIFVFNVNESDLSNDAKHQELAALVPGLPVILVCAKVEAELMELPEDEAAELLAELGQKQSGLEQLIGEGYKVLGLQSYLTAGPKEVRAWTITAGATAPQAAGVIHTDFEKGFIRAEVVGYQDLVAAGSLAAARAAGKARLEGKDYIMRPDDVVEFRFNV; this is encoded by the coding sequence ATGAAGATCGGAATCGTGGGTCTGCCCAACGTAGGCAAATCGACCCTATTTAATACTTTAACTAAAAACAATGTACTGGCAGCCAACTACCCCTTTGCCACCATTGAGCCTAATGTAGGCATGGTGCCGGTGCCGGATCCGAGGTTAGCTAAGCTAGCTGAGCTTTATGGTGCCAAAAAGACGATTCCAGCCACGGTTAGTTTTGTCGATATTGCCGGTATTGTCCGTGGGGCTAGCGAGGGCGAAGGCTTGGGTAACAAATTTTTGGCCAACATTCGCGAATGTAATGCGATCGTTCAGGTGGTGCGAGCCTTTGATGATAGCGACGTGACGCACGTTGATGGGTCGGCCGATCCCGCCCGCGACATCGAAACCATTAACACTGAATTAATTCTGGCCGACCTACAGAGCTTAGAAAAACGCCAACAACGCCTCGCTGGCGAGATGAAATCAAACCCTAAGGTGGTCGGCCCGATTAAGGCTACCGTGGACATGGTGGCAAAAGCGCTCGATGAAGGCAAACTGGCTTCGCAGCTTGGCTTGAGCGATGACCAGCTGGAGCACATTCGCGATTTACAGCTTTTAACCGCTAAACCATTTATTTTTGTTTTTAACGTCAATGAAAGCGATTTAAGTAATGACGCCAAGCACCAAGAGTTGGCGGCGTTGGTGCCAGGGCTACCGGTAATCTTGGTTTGCGCCAAGGTTGAGGCCGAGCTAATGGAGCTTCCCGAAGATGAGGCCGCCGAGTTACTGGCTGAACTAGGTCAGAAGCAATCTGGGCTAGAACAGTTAATCGGTGAAGGCTACAAGGTGCTTGGGCTACAAAGCTACCTCACGGCGGGCCCCAAAGAGGTGCGAGCCTGGACAATCACAGCAGGCGCTACCGCTCCCCAGGCAGCCGGGGTAATCCACACCGATTTTGAAAAAGGCTTTATTCGAGCCGAGGTGGTCGGCTATCAAGATCTGGTTGCCGCCGGCTCATTGGCCGCCGCCCGCGCCGCCGGCAAGGCTCGACTGGAGGGCAAAGACTACATTATGCGCCCGGATGATGTGGTTGAGTTTCGTTTTAACGTTTAG
- a CDS encoding TlyA family RNA methyltransferase — MAKVRLDQLVLQRGLADSRTQAQSMIMAGEVRSNDMVLLKPGQSFDEDIPLEVTQKSRYVSRAGEKLASVAQSLNLDFKNKVVLDAGSSTGGFTDFALQNGARKVYAVDVGNAQLAYKLRQDNRVVSMERTDIRDVMPYHLNPLPDMAVADVSFISLSKILPSVAALVKPNGLIVAMMKPQFETDKETADRFRGIIDDENERQEILAAFEKALTGSFNIIASADSGVAGAKGNRERFYAMTATSL, encoded by the coding sequence GTGGCTAAAGTCCGACTAGATCAACTGGTGCTACAGCGCGGCTTAGCCGATTCGCGCACTCAAGCTCAATCAATGATAATGGCGGGCGAGGTGCGTAGCAACGACATGGTCTTGCTTAAGCCGGGCCAAAGTTTTGATGAAGATATTCCGCTAGAAGTGACTCAAAAGTCTCGCTATGTTTCTCGAGCGGGGGAGAAGCTGGCGTCAGTAGCACAGTCGCTCAACCTTGATTTTAAGAATAAGGTCGTACTTGATGCCGGTTCTTCAACCGGAGGATTCACCGATTTTGCTCTGCAGAACGGCGCCCGAAAGGTCTACGCGGTTGATGTCGGTAACGCTCAGCTGGCCTACAAGCTCCGCCAGGATAATCGAGTTGTTAGCATGGAGCGCACCGATATTCGCGACGTTATGCCATATCACCTTAATCCGCTGCCAGATATGGCGGTGGCCGACGTGTCATTTATTTCTTTATCAAAGATTTTACCCTCGGTGGCCGCACTGGTAAAACCCAACGGTTTGATTGTGGCTATGATGAAGCCACAGTTTGAAACCGACAAAGAAACCGCCGACCGATTTCGGGGCATTATTGATGACGAGAATGAGCGCCAAGAGATCTTGGCCGCCTTCGAAAAGGCCTTAACCGGCAGCTTTAATATCATTGCTTCGGCCGACTCGGGAGTTGCTGGGGCTAAGGGCAACCGCGAACGTTTTTATGCGATGACGGCCACCTCTTTGTAA